A section of the Rhipicephalus sanguineus isolate Rsan-2018 chromosome 11, BIME_Rsan_1.4, whole genome shotgun sequence genome encodes:
- the LOC119374589 gene encoding eukaryotic translation initiation factor 3 subunit K: protein MSFLGADYTKPPLGMPHAEAMRHQVAQMLKGIDRYNPENLVRLEQYVRVQASENVYDLEANLAVLKLYQFNPVNFNNDVAVAILLKALTNLPHTDFVLCKCLIDQEKLANEDIQLALHLHYLLEMCDFQRFWGAVKGKPLLQTINGFNDSVRKFVCYVVNMTYQHIDKSLLSDFLDVTGPELQMWIQRNGWQDLANGSVFVANQEEIVKTKNITEKIDFESVEAIMASCR from the exons ATGTCTTTTCTTGGTGCCGACTACACGAAACCACCGCTCGGTATGCCGCACGCCGAAGCGATGCGTCACCAAGTGGCACAGATGTTGAAAGGCATCGACAG GTATAACCCCGAGAACTTGGTCAGACTGGAGCAGTACGTGCGAGTCCAGGCTAGCGAGAACGTCTACGATCTCGAGGCCAATTTAGCAGTACTGAAACT GTACCAGTTCAACCCCGTAAACTTCAATAATGATGTGGCCGTTGCAATCCTACTTAAGGCGCTCACCAACTTGCCCCACACAGACTTCGTGCTCTGCAAGTGTCTCATCGACCAAGAAAAG cttgcAAACGAGGACATTCAGCTGGCGCTACACCTGCACTACCTCCTCGAAATGTGCGACTTCCAAAGATTCTGG GGAGCAGTAAAAGGCAAGCCACTGCTGCAGACCATCAATGGATTCAATGACTCTGTCAGGAAGT TCGTCTGCTACGTGGTGAACATGACCTACCAGCACATTGACAAGTCCCTGCTGTCGGACTTCCTCGACGTTACCG GTCCAGAACTGCAGATGTGGATCCAGCGCAATGGCTGGCAGGACCTGGCCAATGGCTCGGTTTTTGTTGCCAATCAGGAGGAAATCGTCAAGACCAAGAACATCACTGAGAAGATCGATTTCGAGA GTGTCGAAGCTATCATGGCTAGTTGTCGCTAG